GGACAGCAACTTTGATGGCATGATAAATTTCATTTTTCCCGAAGATCTCGATGAAAATATCCTAATTAATGAATCCAAAAAAACAAACGCCCCAATTGTATTTGTTATTTATAAAAATATAAACGATATACAAGATATCCTTTTTGAAATTGATAAAATTAACTTTGTTAAAAGCAAAAATTCTGAAGATAGAGTTGCCGTCAGAGAGTTGGATGAAATTTTGAACAATCAAGTTTATGAATTAAATAGCAACTTATATGACCAGCTATTTAACGAAAGAATTGTAATCTGGATTTTCAAGGGCAAGAAGGTTAATATAAAATCCAAAACTGAACTGAATAAATTTTTGTCTTCAATTTGCGATGAAACCTACAGCAAAACCCCTGTATTTAAGAATGAATTGATAAATCGACTTAAGCTAAGTTCTTCCATATCAACAGCTCGAAAGAAGTTCTGGAAATCTCTTGTAAACAATTGGACGGTGGAGGATTTGAATTTTCCCAGGAAAGTCTTTCCTCCTGAAAAGACAATTTACTTGAGCTTATTAAAAGATACTGGAATTCATAGGAAAATAACATCGGAGCGCCATTATGTTTTAGATGAACCCCAAGAAAAATCATTTCGAGAACTATGGGATGCATGTGAAAATTTTTTAGAAGGCACAAAAAACAACAAGAAGCCTTTGATAGAGCTAATCAACATCTTAAAAAATAGTCCATATGGTATTAAAGATGGTTTTTTAACATTCTGGATACCAATATTCTTGTTTATTCGTAGAGAAGAATATGCGCTTTTCGAGAGCTCTCAGTTTATTCCCGAATTAACCGAATCATATTTCGAGTTAATAGTGAAAAGACCACAGTCTTTTTTTGTTAAAAAATTTAATATTGAAGGGATTAGAGATGAACTCCTAATCAAATATCGCAATATTCTTTCCGAGAAACATACAAAGAGTAAATTAATAAAATCAAACTTTATTACCGCCATAAAACCATTTTTAGCCTTATATAAGAGTTTGCCTGAATATACCCTTAAAAGCCATCAAATATCGGATGAGGCAAAAAATCTCCTGCAGGCAATAGGAAATTCAACGGACCCAGAAGATTCATTTTTTGAGTTATTTCCCCATGCATTCGGATACAACATCAATGAGTTGAACGAATCTAAAGAAAAGCTTGAAGCATACATTTTGAAGCTTCGAAATGTTGTCCTGGAACTCCGAACTAATTATGATAATCTTGTTGAACGAATGGAGTCTATTTTCATTAAGCAATTAGGATTAGATAATGAGGAATATGACGACTATGTCTTAAAAATAAAAAATGAGTATATCCAATTATCGGACAAAGTTATTCCCCAATACTTAAGACCGCTTTATCAACGGCTAACAAATATTTCAATGGGGAAAAACGATTGGTTTAATTCGCTTGCAGCATCAATTTATGGTAAACCACTTAATATTATTAACGATAGCGAGGAAGATCTTGTACAAAAAAAATTAATTGAACGATTAAAGGAACTGGAAAATATTAGAAAAGTTGAAACTTTATCGACGAATTTAGAACAGAACGTTTTGAAAATAGATTTAACATCCAGTGGGAGTGGAATGACTTCAAATATTATAAGTCTTCCATGGGAATCTGATGCTGAGAGCCAGAAACTACAGGATAGGATATCCAAAATATTAACTAATGATTCCAAAAAGAACGCCATAGTTCTAATCAGTATATTAAAAAAGGAATTACAGCATGAAAAAGATTAGACATGTTTTAGGCATATCTGGCGGCAAAGACAGTACTGCTTTGGCTATTTTCTTGAAACAAAAATTTCCGGAGTTAGATATTGAGTATTATTTCTGTGATACAGGTGAAGAACTAAACGAGACTTATCAGATAATTGAAAACTTAGAGGTGTATTTAGGTAAAAAGATTATTCGATTGAAGGCTGCTGCCGATACTCACCATTCTCCATTTGAGTACTATCTTAAAATGTATAATGGGTTTCTGCCGTCAGCAAATGCAAGGTGGTGCACCAAAAACTTAAAATTGATTCCTTTTGAACAATTCGTTGCTGATGACCCTGTTGTTTCTTACGTTGGAATAAGGGAAGATGAAAATCGTGAAGCATACATTTCCAAGAAAAAAAATATTCAATCTATTTTCCCGTTTAGAAAAAACATATGGAGTGTTGATGTAATTCGGCATGTTCTTTCTGAAAGCCAAGAAAATTACATGCTTGAGCTCTATAGAGATCATTTAAATATGAATCAATTTATAAAAGTGGAGAACATAATAAAAAGGCCCATGTCCTTTGACTTCAATTTTGAAAAAAAACTTTTAACTTTATTGGAATGTGGTCTTATTGAATTTAATAACGTTGTTTTTGCATTACTCAAAAACACACCTTATCCATTAGGGCGGCTGGAATCCTTCCCATTATTGAGTAAAACAGAAACGTTTGGCATCCAAGATGTATTTAATTCGCTAAAGGATAGCGGCATAGGGTTGCCAGAATATTATAAAAAAATCCCAATATCCTCATGTAGCTTAGAGGGTGTTTATAATAGAAGTCGTTCGGGCTGTTATTTTTGCTTTTTTCAACAAAAAATAGAATGGGTTTGGCTTTATGAACAACACCCAAGTCTTTTTCAGAAAGCTTTGTCTTTTGAGAAAGAAGGGTATTCCTGGATGGATAACGAGCGTCTAGAAGAATTGATTAAGCCGGAGAGAATTAGACAAATAAAGAATGATTATTTGAAAAAGAATAATAATCTGAAATATTCTTCACCGTTTCTATTGGACATCTTACAAGAAGATGATGAAGTTAAAGCATGCGCTGCTTGCGCCATTTAAGCTTGATCTAGGCCATCTATGGCCTCAGTGGCCGTAGTTTCAGTACCGATACGCTTCATATAAAGCGAGTTCATTTTAGCAATCTCATTCGGATTTAGGATGGATTTATCAAAAAAATATATCAGCATATATTTTATCAAACTGTGTTCTGGTCTTCTCATTGTTTTGCTTGCAGGATCCCAGAGAATATTTTTCCAAGGCAATTCATTTAAGTCTAATGGAATGTGATTAAAGCCCCGTATTATCTCATTAAAAGAGATATCACGTATCTGTTTTATCGAATTTATTGCATCAACAAAAGGCATTAGTCCTATAGGTCTAAAAAAAATTATCCCTCCTGTTCTTTTATTTCTAAAATCATCCCGAACATTTTCGACATCCATTTGTTGGTATCGATTAACAATATCAAGATTATTACTGAATGCATTCCAGAACTCTTGGCAATAATTCTTAAAGCCGTCTATAACTGCGTCATCTTTACGGTATCTAAGATAATCTTTTAGCTTTTTGTTTCTTAACCTGGTATGCGACTGGAGAATATATATTGTGCATTTATATAATGCTTCTAGTGTCGTGAGACTCTGGTAATTATTATTAGGAATATTTGTTCCCTTTGAGATAGCAGTTCTTTTCCCCATAAATAAACTATAATTTTCTACTAAGTACCTTGTTGTTATGGCTGCGATATCATCTTCGTCTAAAGAGATTATCTCAGAAAGTTTTACAGGTTTAGCATATCGATTTAGGGTGCTAAATAATCGCCTAGATCTCTCCATACCTTGAGAATTATTGCTATGCCCTATAAAGATTACAGATATTTTTTCTTCTCGTAAGTCCTGATTTTCATGAACAGCTTGTTTTATTGCCTCAACGCGGTGTTGTCCGTCAACTGGGAATATTTTCTCTTCACCATTAAATTCAAGAAATCCCATCCCAAAATACGTAATATCGCTTTCGCTCG
This portion of the Candidatus Margulisiibacteriota bacterium genome encodes:
- a CDS encoding phosphoadenosine phosphosulfate reductase family protein, with translation MKKIRHVLGISGGKDSTALAIFLKQKFPELDIEYYFCDTGEELNETYQIIENLEVYLGKKIIRLKAAADTHHSPFEYYLKMYNGFLPSANARWCTKNLKLIPFEQFVADDPVVSYVGIREDENREAYISKKKNIQSIFPFRKNIWSVDVIRHVLSESQENYMLELYRDHLNMNQFIKVENIIKRPMSFDFNFEKKLLTLLECGLIEFNNVVFALLKNTPYPLGRLESFPLLSKTETFGIQDVFNSLKDSGIGLPEYYKKIPISSCSLEGVYNRSRSGCYFCFFQQKIEWVWLYEQHPSLFQKALSFEKEGYSWMDNERLEELIKPERIRQIKNDYLKKNNNLKYSSPFLLDILQEDDEVKACAACAI
- a CDS encoding DNA sulfur modification protein DndB, with translation MRIPAIRGKMGDWLYYVSTMSFLQVSNMVKKVDDELHKTEALSDMIQRSITENVNSIKDYLLNQHERFFNSLVLAIYDGEPEWIEVEYTFPSESDITYFGMGFLEFNGEEKIFPVDGQHRVEAIKQAVHENQDLREEKISVIFIGHSNNSQGMERSRRLFSTLNRYAKPVKLSEIISLDEDDIAAITTRYLVENYSLFMGKRTAISKGTNIPNNNYQSLTTLEALYKCTIYILQSHTRLRNKKLKDYLRYRKDDAVIDGFKNYCQEFWNAFSNNLDIVNRYQQMDVENVRDDFRNKRTGGIIFFRPIGLMPFVDAINSIKQIRDISFNEIIRGFNHIPLDLNELPWKNILWDPASKTMRRPEHSLIKYMLIYFFDKSILNPNEIAKMNSLYMKRIGTETTATEAIDGLDQA